Sequence from the Megalops cyprinoides isolate fMegCyp1 chromosome 9, fMegCyp1.pri, whole genome shotgun sequence genome:
CACTGCACTAacacagagcagtgctgtgctacacagtcaacacagagagaggtctgTGCTGTGAACCagccagcacagacacacatgaacCGTGAGAACAGAATGTACTACAACCCACAGAGCATGGACAACACTACTTCATACAGGCCTTGTGTACAGCAAGATGGTAGTCCCAACAGGAGCTCTGGAGGtgtgctcatttaacttggacAGATACAGTTCTATTCTCTTCTgctagaagttgctctggataagagcatcggctaaatgaatgtaatcgaatgtaatgtaatgaacaagGTTGGGTatcatttgggtttttttccgATACCGGTGCTGAAGTGATACTTTTAAAACGGTACTGGTGCCTAAACGGTGCCTGAACctatacttaaaaaaaaaaagcacaaaacgtCGGTCAACGACATTAAagaacaggttttttttttctaaggcaaatttgaacttgaaattgaacaatgcATTAtctgttaacagtttaaagtatacttaaatatataaatataaataaatacaaaacacttaaaaaatgtacataacaaattcacataataaataaaacctaacccaactacaataatttaacactaaataacagttacagtactgtaacgtCCATTTCAGGGCACCAGAGCAGAGGACTCAGGCATTTAAGTGGCACCGAAACGAGGGACTAAAATCTGCGTTGCAATTCGGTCTGGTAGATACCGGTCGTACAGGAACAAGTGCCATATTGGCACCGGGTTTCAGTACCCAACCCTAGTAATGAATGACATCCAGCCAACACCACACAGCCTGTACAGTGTGAGGACACAGCACATAGTCTAGGGACATATTTActgggggggaagagggagattCCTCACCTCCTCTGGCAGGTCCTCCGCGATGCTCTCCTGGATGGAGCGAGGGGGGAAGGTGCAGCAGGCGTCCTGCAGCCCCAGGCCCCGAAGGTGGGGGGCGCCCATGCCCTTGTGCGGGATGGGGGGGTTCCTGTCCCGTCCTGGCTGGTACTCCACCTCGCTCAGCGTCTTCGCCATCTGCAGCACGGAGCAGGACTGGTCGTCCATGGCGGGGCTGGCCCCTCCTCTCCtgaagggggcagagggggggcTGAGAACGGGAGGGGGCTCCAGGCAGAAGGCCCCGCTGGCGCCGCCGGAGGCCGGGGGCAGGATCCCCGGGGAGTGCAGGGGCTTGGCTGGGATCTTGATGTCCGCCAGGTCAGGGTAGATGCTCCGGCTCTTGACGTCCTTGCCCGTGGCGTAGAAGGGGTTCTCCGTCATTTCGATGGCCCCCTTGGGGAGCGGAGGCGGGGGGAAGTCCGGGGGAGGACGGTTCAGTGTGGCACCGTGCGCCCCGGGGTTCCCGTCATCCTCCGAGGACCCCTCCTCGCTGACGGGGCGGGCCGGGCGTCCGCCGGTCTGCCTGCGCTGCTGGGCCGAGCTGCCCGAGGGGGGCTTGCTCTTACCCACAGGGGTCCCTTTTGTGGCGACGGGCGGGAGGGCGGAGCCAGGCAGCAGGTCAGTTGCCAGAGCAGCGGACTGATTAGGCACACCTTCTAGGATGTAGTAAGCTGGGTTGTTATAGCTGTTCTTGCAGCTGGAGGGGTCTCCTTCAACAGAGTCCTGCTTCGccctgaaacagaaatgtgaaaaataaatgggatACGGCAGAAATGCTAACTACCAACCTTTACACAAAGGTGCTCATGCAATCagtgctcttttttttaaggCAGGGGCGGGCTGACGCACCTGGCCTGCGTGCCGTCCTCCTtgggggcagagggcagggggAAGCCAGGACGTCCCGTGGTGTGGGAGGTGTTTTTCTCACCTTCCTCGGACACCTTCCCCAGCTCCCCCGGCAGGTGTTTGCGAGACATGGTGGGTCTGGAACGGGACCAGCACAGGCAGAAGAGAGTCAGATCGCATCTCACCCCATTACAGCCCATCGGACTGGACTACAGCAGGCCTGCAGGTGCTCCTAAGCTTCACATGAGCTCATAGTATACATCATAACCAATTCCTGCATGTCGCTGGGTTTGCTCTCATCTAATGGAGGCTATTAGTCAGGAAGGTCATGGGTGCTGCATGCTACACTATTGACACTGACACTCTCATTAACCAGCATGCCAGCAGCGTTTACACATATAGGGTAGAACATGTCGGGAGCCGAGAGTCAGAGAGGTGCTCACTTGACATAATCGTGACCCGTTCTGGTAGGCAGTGTCGTTCTACCCTTCGGGCCTCCCGTCTCGTCCTTATCCACACTGATCCACTCTGTGGGGCCAATCAAAACACAGAATAAGAGCTTGGGCAGGGCAGAAGCAGGAGGGACGCAGTCTTGCTAAGGGCCACAGAACCTTTTACAGAACTGTCACCAGCTATAAGCACAGTTCAGCAAAGACAAGTGCTCAAACGGAATGAACACCAGCCAACCTACCTCAGGGATCAACCATGCACTCATGGACGACTACACactcgcgcacgcacacacacatgcacacgacATCTCTGCAAGGCCGTACCGTAGAGCCGTTCCCGGGTACCCATCCTCTCGGAGGGCACACGCACCCTCATGGACCCGCGGATGTTGCCCGTCTCCTCGCCGCGGTGGGACAGGTACGTGTGGAACTGCTGCGCCGTGCTGCCAATCATTGACTTGAGGGCCAGGACACATTCCCCTTAAGTACAAGAGAGAGACGGAGCATGTCACCCTGCATcacagccaccagggggcatcacacacacacacacacaaacacatacagacatacatacaatacagaCTGAAGAGATGCTTTTTGTGCTATGCCCAAAAAGCATCTCTTGAACACCAgtacacccacacatgcacacgcacactctccAAGAAGAGAGAGGTGCCCTGCAACTGCCTGGCCATTAGGGGGCGTCAGAAAATCACACCACACTGGCTCACAGACTTGctgatgtaaaacatgcagccAAGTTCAGAGCGGAGGACCCACTTTACCGTAGGATTCGTATCCATCAAGAGACTTGACAGTGAGCAGCAGGTGCTGGTCCTGCAGGTACTCGATCTCGGACAGGATGGGCTTCAGCGTGGTCAGCTGCTTGGATGACCAGCCCACTCGCAGGAAGTTGATATTGTCACTGCTCTGGCTGTCGTTCTCGTAGCTCTTCTTGAACTctgcaggggggggggtcagaggcaTGCCAAGCAGAGGGAACGGCTTAAATATCAAGCATGGTACAGAACAGAGAACCTCTGCTGTTTCCCCACTCTGCCTATTCCCTTTCAAAATGCACCACACCTCTCTACCCCCGCTCAGCACGTACCCTCAAGGCAGGTTGAGTAAAACTCGATGAAGAACTTGGTCCTGCTGGCAGTTTTCACGATGGCTTCAATGCTCTCAAACTCAATGTAGGCCTGCTCTGAAGACTTGGGCAGccctgacagacacacaaacacacacaggagtcaGCCAGCTAAGCCCACAATATTTCTACAGCTATGTCAGGAGGAAGTAAGCAAACAGTACCTGTGACCTGAATACGTCTGtgcaattatttgtttgtggAACAAGGAACTTAAACCTAAActacttcatttagcagaggaTGTGGGTAACGCGTTACATCTGCATTAACTGGAGTTTAACTGGAGTGACAGATGAGCACACACATTACTTCTAACAACAGTAAGAATCTGGTGGCTTGTTATGTTATGAGGTTGGGCACTGAGATAAACAGATTCTAGATGACCGAATGAAACTTGGAGGAAAAGGGCTGAAAAATGTTTAGCGTAAAACCTTTTTTGGAGACAAACTGAGACGTCACTCCAACCTCGAACGTAGCAAACACGGGAGAGTGGTCACTGGTGACAACGTCATCGGTGCATCCTGAAGCAACAGACACAAGGAAGGGCAAAGGGGATTACTTCTTTGATGGGAGAACATCCATGAACTGGATCTGAATCATCGCTGAATCACCACTTTCTAAAACTCCGACAGGCcgcaaatgaaacatttcagcagaACGCGAACAACAGAACAGAGCAGCTCTCGTACCGTAGGAGTTGCACACGATGTGCGTCTCGGGATAAGACTTCCACAGAATCCGGTCACACCAGGAAGGCACGTTGGTGCGTATCTGAGGGACCACACAGACGATGACACTGTGAACACTGTTCAGCAGAACTTCCTGTTGCTCGTCAGACCACAGCCCTCTATGAGGACGCCGCGGTGTCACAGCTGCACTTCCTGACGAGTCTCAATCAAATCTTGCTCTCAGCTTGTCCTTACACAATGCTCTCACTCAAATCAGATTTATATTTACCATGACTTTATAAAGACTAAAAAGACAATGATTATAAAATGATCACAGTAGCAAAATTCCCACAAAATGGGGTTACTGTGTAGATGGAATTGCATGGAGAAACAGTTCTTgggtcattattttttttaagtctacctttgcagagacacagtgctCTTGGCAGCAAACGGCAGTTACCGGTGACTTCTAGGTTTTAATGCATTAACTAAAGACAACACCAATTTGTTAGCAATACCCCTGTGCTGAAAGTTCTAGACTTGATTGTGGATGACATAATGCTGCTGAGCCAGTGGGAAAGCTGGATGCATTTCAGCAGCTCTAAAAGTAttaagtaaaaacaataaaagtattCCATGGCTTTCCCAGTAACATATCTGACAAACATTCTGTGACTTTTCAGGATGCAAACTTTCAGGGATTTTTCTATGGACTGCAGAAACCCTTTGAAAACAGCAGAGTAGTATGCCATGGCACTGGGGGCGATTCACAGTGTCCTTACAGGCAGGCCAGCCTCAAACCTACCCCTGTGGGCTTCTGCTTCTGCCACACGTAGGTGTCCCGGGAACCCCTTTCATAACGGTAGGTGGGGGGATACGAGATCTCCTCTTCAGCTAAATGAAGACAGGACGCAAACTGTGAGCTGACAACCACGCTCACCAAGAGCAGCAATGACCTCAGAAACGAAGCTGGACATGCAGACAACAAACCGCAATGCACAACTGAAACATGGTCAGGGAGGACTGTTTTTATACTGAGGTGTGACAACCGCTTTTGCATCTAGAAAAACTGACAGATACAATCGCCGACAGGAAGTTTTAATTTAGAGCCCCACTGAAAACACAGGTCACCAAAAACTATATATGATAACGACCGTGGTCAGAGGGTGCTCAGAATGCGGTCAGAGAGGTGTCAAGAGTATggtctgaggaggagagagattaAGTGACCGTACCGAAACGCAGGAACACCTTGTTCTTCTCTCTTTCCAGATTTAGCTGGTCCACTTTGAGCAGTGGGTCAAACTCCTTCCTGTTGATGTAGTTCAAGATCTCctgcgagagggagggagagagaaagagagatgcggtagagagagagggatggagagggagggagagaaaaaagagacggggagagagaaaagtggGGGGGGACGTTGTGAAATTGCGGAGATGAATACTGTTGCAGGTCGCTGGAGGATGACAGTGGTATGGGGGAGAGCAGATCCGAGAAACTGTGCATGCAGCACTGTTTATTACAAATGGGGACAGTGTGTCCAAACAATAGCAAGGCTCCCACTGCAGGGCAAATCAACAGACTGTGTGACGAAGGAGAGTGGGCGGCACCTGGATGTCCATGTCCAGCCGGTAGTTGAGGTCTCCAAACCAGAAGAGGTGCGTGAATCGCAGGGAGATGTCGAAGGAGCTCAGCTGCTTGTCTCCCAGAGAGAGCAGCCTCAGGATGTCTAGGTAGTTCTGGTTCCGCCTGTCAGGCAGAAGGGATGAGACggggggggagggtgaggggcGTGTGTGCGTGGAGCGGGAGGACAGTTCACAGTCTCTGTCTAAGTTTAAACGGTTTGCTTGCTTTAGTAAATTAATGGCAAGCTAATGCACTAtatacaaaaaataagaaaaggagGGCACCTGCCAATCTTCTCATTGCCTGAGGTGAGGTGACAGTTGACAAACCCGAAGGAGGTGCCATTGAACATGAAAGAGACGCCGACGGCACCTTTGTTGCCTGGGGAAATGCAAAAGAGAAAGGAGCCGGGTCATGAGTCACTTTTAAAGTATACTGATGACAAGCATCTTCTAAGGCTTTATCAGTGGTTACAGGACATGAGGTAGGTAATGTTATTTCACCAGGGCCAACAGGTGATCACAATCCTAGAAGTGATTTGCTTAAGTGACGCCCGGGTGTGACCCTGAGGAAAGGCTAACGTTTCGTTTTCCAACATGCTGATGTGACCTGCAGCGTGCCCACGCTGTTACTAAAAAACTGTCAACACCAGAAAAACTGTCCACTGCCATTAGAAAGCCTGCAAGTGGAGTTTCCTGTGTATGTTAGAGCTCTGCTGTTTTGCTCATGAATAGTTACCCGTACAACGCTGCAGCTGTTTTCATGCGCTTGCTTtagatttatttgttgtttatatATTCACCAATCCGCCTGTGTGGCTCCGATGGGAGCGGAAATTTAGCTGTAGCAGACATGGGGGAGTTTCTGTTTTGCAAAAGGATAGAACAGCTTAATCTGCCTCTACTCCTTTCTCAGGTTAAAACGAAACAAAACATCCTCGTTGACCATCAACACATGTATCAATAGGTAAGCAACTAACCTCACAAAAAAGTGACTGGATTAGAGCTCAGCTTTGACAAAAGGGATATATATAGCTGggttcattttcacagacaaatgGCCATTTGCAATAGCCATATGACATCCAAAGCAAAAAGGACAAATAAGTGAATATCTGTTGACTAAGTAAGCATGGAAAAATCTCTCAGACATTAACTAAACTGTGGAATATCATTTTATCTACAGCAAACTCCTGAAATGTCACCCCAACTTAAACTCCAGCCTAAACCCCCAAGTTAGCGTGTGGCACATCACCAGGGCAGGTCTTACCTAGCGTGTTGGCAATGCCAGTCTTCACGCTGGACATGCCCACATGGCTGATGCGGTTCTCATGCTCCGGCTTCACCAGGACAGCGATCTTAATGTTCCACAGTGTCTGCATGGAGATCTGGCGGTACACATGGGAGGGAGGGTCAGAAATAAACCCGCCATGAGGTCCGCGAAAAAGAACAGACTACGCCTTTTCACAAGAGGTCTTTGTGACACGATTTAATATGGAAATATTTGCTCTTGTAAAGTTAATTCAGCCCCCACTGGCCACGTCATGATTCACCCACGGCAAAGTTACATTTCGACAACAGAATCTCAGttaaaacagctgctttttccatgtaataacaagcaataaaaatttaaagattttttttttgagtgtggACCCATAAAGTTTATT
This genomic interval carries:
- the inppl1a gene encoding phosphatidylinositol 3,4,5-trisphosphate 5-phosphatase 2A, with the translated sequence MAGGGVSPLGGAPPLWYHRDLSRAAAEELLARAGRDGSFLVRDSESVSGAYALCVLFQKHVHTYRILPDEEGFLAVQTSQGVQPKRFKTLPELIQLYLQPSQGLVTTLLYPVEREESPDDRDYSDGEDDKPPLPPRTASTSSPPGSSSSALVPIGQDSLTDSSAANGLSTISHEYLKGSYALDLEAVKQGASKLPHLNKTLVSCCKRLHGEVDKVLAGLEILSKVFDQQSALMVSRMIQQSASQGGDQELEHLVTKLAILKDLLSSIEKKALKALQDMSSPSIPPQLSTRHSKAIPVQAFEVKLDVYLADLTKIGKSQKHTLSVDVEGGKLVVMKKMKDAQEDWNTFTHDKIRQLIKSQRVQNKLGIVFEKEKDKSQRKDFIFASAKKREAFCQLLQLMKNKHSQQDEPDMISIFIGTWNMGSVPPPKTMSSWILSRGLGKTLDEMTVTIPHDIYVFGTQENSVCDKEWVETLRAALKDCTELDFKLISMQTLWNIKIAVLVKPEHENRISHVGMSSVKTGIANTLGNKGAVGVSFMFNGTSFGFVNCHLTSGNEKIGRRNQNYLDILRLLSLGDKQLSSFDISLRFTHLFWFGDLNYRLDMDIQEILNYINRKEFDPLLKVDQLNLEREKNKVFLRFAEEEISYPPTYRYERGSRDTYVWQKQKPTGIRTNVPSWCDRILWKSYPETHIVCNSYGCTDDVVTSDHSPVFATFEVGVTSQFVSKKGLPKSSEQAYIEFESIEAIVKTASRTKFFIEFYSTCLEEFKKSYENDSQSSDNINFLRVGWSSKQLTTLKPILSEIEYLQDQHLLLTVKSLDGYESYGECVLALKSMIGSTAQQFHTYLSHRGEETGNIRGSMRVRVPSERMGTRERLYEWISVDKDETGGPKGRTTLPTRTGHDYVKPTMSRKHLPGELGKVSEEGEKNTSHTTGRPGFPLPSAPKEDGTQARAKQDSVEGDPSSCKNSYNNPAYYILEGVPNQSAALATDLLPGSALPPVATKGTPVGKSKPPSGSSAQQRRQTGGRPARPVSEEGSSEDDGNPGAHGATLNRPPPDFPPPPLPKGAIEMTENPFYATGKDVKSRSIYPDLADIKIPAKPLHSPGILPPASGGASGAFCLEPPPVLSPPSAPFRRGGASPAMDDQSCSVLQMAKTLSEVEYQPGRDRNPPIPHKGMGAPHLRGLGLQDACCTFPPRSIQESIAEDLPEEGMWQGGSSSSSLSVESSVGEWLQRLGLERYEEGLLHNGWDDLEFLSDITEEDLEEAGVLDPTHKKILLESLKQQQQQQQQK